The Tigriopus californicus strain San Diego chromosome 5, Tcal_SD_v2.1, whole genome shotgun sequence genome includes a region encoding these proteins:
- the LOC131880935 gene encoding transcription factor SOX-9-like, which produces MFKLTLVACAIAACAAQQAAVDPKAAKILKEQRFNAGDGRAGTAFATEDGLVFREETDVDGNRVGQYSYIGDNGQTYTVKYSAGTDGFRILSGDHIRATGLDAAPYNAQEAGIENVEQQEQAQFQPQPQPQPQPQLRAQPQPQPQAQAQPIQRTSIPAIPQAPAQRQQFVEEAPAGNPFINPHDPTHRNFQFNKNAAKFDPENPNTRQANLVPDCADCAGVNPFINPFDASHQQGAGVLAGHLAGQGATVRAQPPRRPAPRPAPAAALSPVQALPQQSRFEADPTTVAPRHIFPPGQLKLNRFENGFNFDFES; this is translated from the exons ATGTTTAAACTT ACTCTCGTCGCTTGCGCCATTGCGGCTTGTGCCGCTCAACAGGCTGCTGTTGATCCCAAGGCTGCCAAGATCCTCAAAGAGCAACGCTTCAATGCTGGCGATGGCCGTGCTGGAACTGCTTTTGCCACCGAGGATGGCTTGGTCTTTAGGGAGGAAACTGACGTGGACGGTAACCGAGTGGGGCAATACTCTTATATTGGTGACAACGGACAAACTTACACTGTCAAGTACTCGGCTGGCACTGACGGCTTCAGGATCTTGAGCGGTGACCACATTCGGGCCACCGGTTTGGATGCTGCCCCTTACAATGCTCAAGAAGCTGGTATCGAGAATGTTGAACAACAAGAGCAAGCTCAATTCCAACCTCAACCTCAACCTCAGCCTCAACCTCAACTCCGAGCCCAGCCCCAGCCCCAACCTCAGGCTCAGGCTCAGCCCATCCAGAGGACTTCCATCCCCGCTATTCCTCAAGCCCCCGCTCAGCGTCAACAGTTCGTAGAAGAGGCTCCCGCTGGCAATCCCTTCATCAACCCTCATGATCCCACTCACCGTAACTTTCAATTCAACAAGAACGCTGCCAAGTTCGACCCTGAGAACCCCAACACCCGCCAAGCCAACCTCGTGCCCGACTGTGCTGATTGCGCTGGAGTCAACCCTTTCATCAACCCCTTTGACGCTAGCCATCAACAAGGCGCCGGTGTGTTGGCCGGTCATCTTGCTGGACAGGGAGCTACTGTTCGTGCTCAACCTCCCCGTCGCCCCGCCCCCCGCCCTGCTCCCGCTGCCGCCCTGTCTCCCGTCCAAGCTCTGCCCCAGCAATCCCGCTTCGAAGCCGACCCCACAACTGTCGCTCCCCGACACATCTTCCCTCCTGGTCAACTCAAGCTCAACCGCTTCGAGAACGGATTCAACTTCGATTTCGAGTCGTAA
- the LOC131880746 gene encoding leupaxin-like, translating to MGADADDSMCGKCGMEIEGKAMKAKDILYHEEGCFVCCTCDTDLRQTSVYSKEGKLYCEHDYKSNFVPKCAKCMEYILENCVKAMEKTWHSNHFSCYTCDKRFSEEVGFHIHEEKPYCEGCYIELAVPKCKGCSKPILDKALNALGGTWHLTCFVCKECKKTFEGQSNFYTVDDMPICGPCAGVQNE from the exons ATGGGCGCCGATGCAGATGACAGTATGTGCGGCAAATGCGGCATGGAGATTGAAGGGAAGGCCATGAAGGCCAAAGATATCCTATACCATGAGGAGGGTTGCTTCGTATGTTGCACTTGCGACACTGATCTTCGCCAAACGAGTGTCTATTCCAAAGAAGGCAAATTGTATTGCGAGCACGACTACAAATCCAACTTCGTGCCCAAGTGCGCTAAATGTATGGAATACATTCTCGAG AACTGTGTGAAAGCCATGGAGAAGACTTGGCACTCGAACCACTTTTCTTGCTATACTTGTGACAAGCGGTTCTCGGAGGAGGTGGGCTTTCACATCCACGAAGAGAAGCCTTACTGTGAAGGCTGCTACATTGAATTGGCCGTGCCCAAATGCAAAGGCTGCTCAAAGCCCATCTTAGACAAAGCCCTCAATGCTTTAGGAGGAACATGGCATCTGACTTGTTTCGTTTGCAAG GAGtgcaagaaaactttcgaaGGCCAATCGAACTTCTACACCGTGGACGACATGCCTATTTGTGGCCCTTGCGCGggagttcaaaatgaatag
- the LOC131880697 gene encoding uncharacterized protein LOC131880697, whose protein sequence is MEPNWSFSALLLVTCFQIILQCQSGFSSPTQDGHRHHLRAHSQSQKPSGSDSKSKFKVKSVCFPLEFLDAIDLEMFKKWSTLEHHFQGQTVPKELLLEENTDNVGFKMSRRSFRSSDTSVRRKRRFPDHMNPAYHSFTFLKRDECPPSANGNTRYFCPTKASRGIHKCIEREQLCDDVPDCPNGEDETPEHCFFQRPMMAQMKDIVNRLNMMVSMFSKPLYLVESEEVPLTHNDRSKPKKIRIEPLYSPRSLKVAHNVREETLDQIQAIQNMIDLKRGNHFLDNIEESVDSSTLSTSLLEHLRDLQSSPVEVASNHEGNVRREAVDGIRDRVGETKNHKLG, encoded by the exons ATGGAACCGAATTGGTCGTTTTCTGCTCTTCTCTTGGTCacttgttttcaaatcattctgCAATGTCAATCGGGATTTTCTAGCCCCACTCAAGATGGTCATCGGCATCATTTAAGAGCTCACTCGCAATCTCAGAAACCCAGTGGGTCCGATAGCAAATCCAAGTTCAAGGTGAAAAGTGTGTGTTTCCCACTCGAGTTCTTGGATGCTATCGATCttgaaatgttcaagaaaTGGTCAACTTTGGAGCATCACTTTCAAGGTCAAACCGTTCCCAAAGAGCTTTTACTGGAAGAGAATACTGATAATGTCGGATTCAAGATGTCTCGACGAAGCTTTCGGTCCTCGGACACAAGTGTAAGGCGGAAAAGAAGGTTTCCCGATCATATGAATCCTGCCTATCATTCCTTCACTTTTCTAAAGAGGGATG AATGCCCTCCCTCAGCGAATGGAAACACGAGATACTTTTGTCCAACAAAGGCAAGTAGAGGGATTCATAAATGTATTGAAAGAGAACAACTCTGTGATGATGTGCCTGATTGCCCAAATGGCGAAGATGAAACTCCGGAGCATTGTTTCTTCCAAAGACCG ATGATGGCTCAAATGAAGGATATCGTCAATAGGCTTAACATGATGGTGTCAATGTTTTCGAAGCCTTTATATCTCGTTGAAAGTGAAGAGGTTCCGTTGACTCACAATGATAGAAGCAAGCCGAAGAAAATCCGGATCGAGCCTCTTTACTCACCCAGATCCCTTAAAGTGGCTCATAATGTCCGAGAGGAGactttggatcaaattcaGGCAATCCAAAATATGATTGACCTGAAGCGAGGCAACCACTTTCTGGACAATATAGAGGAGAGCGTTGACAGCTCCACGCTCTCCACCTCtcttttggagcatttgagaGATTTGCAAAGTTCGCCTGTAGAAGTTGCGTCGAACCACGAAGGGAATGTCAGACGAGAAGCGGTTGATGGGATACGTGATCGCGTGGGCGAAACAAAGAACCACAAATTGGGATAG
- the LOC131880801 gene encoding facilitated trehalose transporter Tret1-2 homolog, which translates to MLRVAGVGQCLNKIRGHAFIFLSETWFTEEKHESCFLGKQSFVVHARKPTGRGRPSAVDAQVFTIIGAYYQPTTEYDDLVSDLTSILQKMKDPQKVSTIVILNIGQFMIGFGLGFSAIFLPHIETQGIKESSSLNQASSPDIGSNEISWIASMLSVGQIFGSLSVSIGGNVLGRKGVMLLSCLPIFLGWLTLFAAQSLALVLVGRLLTGLGMGMQGAIHAVYVSELVNPKWIGTATASGVTTITWGILVAFILGSLIHWRTLCIVFASFPVVMAILMTIVPESPTFLITQRRLDKARSALSWLGRSTVTVSLPNVETLDQDLPCGTRLRVWIKIYWHREVLKPFLVVNGIFTLANFSGFIVVIFYGVTIFQEASPSVNSYIATITIGLVQVFGSLLGVVLIRKLGNRFLLLCSSLGSFISMAALGLTLYVGKQHPEFEFLEWLPVLWLVAFTISFTSGLAPVPWVLMGKLFADHTRSVCAGFTASLFFVTLFIATWTFPHLKDLPFLGISGTFVFCGCFSGLAVIFTLLFVPTDPASDGVCTKVEQYRQTDLKDESAGPQSNLNPPLTVVSTPESYFENPAFDGNLEPTISPTTTELLFHSPLHMIEPIQRYFQNPNI; encoded by the exons atgTTGCGAGTGGCTGGAGTGGGACagtgtctcaacaagatccgaggacacgccttcatATTCTTATCTGAGACGTGGTtcaccgaggagaaacacgagagttgctttcttggcaaacagagctttgTGGTCCATGCCAGAAAGCCCactgggcgtggtcggcccagcg ctgTGGATGCCCAAgtcttcaccatcattggagCTTACTATCAGCCCACCACGGAAtatgatgatctcgtctcggacctcacatccatccttcagaagatGAAGGATCCgcagaaa GTTTCAACCATTGTCATCTTAAACATTGGACAATTTATGATTGGTTTCGGGTTAGGATTCTCCGCCATCTTTCTTCCTCATATTGAGACCCAAGGAATAAAAGAAAGCTCGAGCCTAAACCAAGCTTCTAGCCCAGACATTGGTTCCAATGAAATTTCTTGGATTG CTTCCATGTTGTCCGTGGGTCAAATCTTTGGAAGCTTATCGGTTAGCATTGGAGGAAATGTCCTTGGTCGAAAAGGTGTTATGTTGCTGTCTTGCCTCCCAATCTTTTTGGGCTGGCTCACTTTATTCGCCGCTCAATCCTTGGCCTTGGTTCTCGTGGGTCGACTTTTGACCGGTTTGGGCATGGGAATGCAAGGAGCCATTCATGCTGTGTATGTGAGTGAGTTGGTAAATCCAAAGTGGATTGGCACAGCCACGGCATCCGGGGTGACCACAATCACTTGGGGCATTCTGGTGGCTTTTATCCTTGGATCCTTGATCCATTGGCGG ACATTGTGCATCGTTTTCGCATCGTTTCCTGTGGTGATGGCAATTTTGATGACTATCGTTCCGGAATCACCTACCTTCTTGATCACACAGAGGAGATTGGACAAAGCTAGGTCGGCTTTATCCTGGCTTGGTAGATCGACAGTGACTGTATCGCTTCCAAATGTC GAAACACTTGATCAAGACTTACCTTGTGGGACAAGACTTCGAGTTTGGATCAAAATCTATTGGCACCGAGAAGTGCTTAAACCCTTTCTGGTCGTGAATGGAATCTTTACTTTAGCCAACTTCTCAGGTTTTATTGTGGTCATTTTTTACGGGGTGaccatatttcaa gAAGCCAGTCCCTCTGTGAACAGTTATATTGCTACAATCACAATTGGTCTGGTCCAAGTCTTTGGCAGTCTTTTGGGAGTAGTTCTTATTCGAAAGCTGGGAAATCGTTTTCTGTTGCTGTGTTCAAGCTTGGgctcattcatttcaatggcAGCCCTGGGCCTTACTTTGTACGTGGGCAAACAGCACCCCGAATTCGAATTCTTAGAATGGCTACCTGTTTTGTGGTTGGTCGCATTCACCATCTCCTTTACAAGTGGATTGGCCCCGGTTCCCTGGGTACTCATGGGCAAGCTATTTGCTG ATCACACTCGGTCCGTTTGTGCAGGATTTACAGCTTCACTTTTCTTTGTCACCTTATTCATAGCTACTTGGACCTTTCCACATTTGAAagatttgccttttttggGCATTAGTGGCACTTTTGTCTTTTGCGGATGCTTTAGCGGTTTGGCGGTCATTTTCACGCTATTGTTTGTTCCTACTGATCCTGCCTCTGATGGAGTTTGCACAAAGGTGGAACAATATAGGCAAACCGACCTCAAAGATGA GTCAGCTGGGCCACAATCGAATCTAAATCCACCACTCACCGTCGTTTCCACACCCGAATCTTATTTCGAGAACCCTGCTTTTGACGGAAATTTGGAACCTACCATATCTCCCACGACAACGGAATTGTTATTTCATAGTCCTTTACACATGATTGAGCCGATTCAGAGATACTTTCAGAATCCTAATATCTAA